Genomic window (Zingiber officinale cultivar Zhangliang chromosome 2B, Zo_v1.1, whole genome shotgun sequence):
aatattatttaagCATTATAACATTTACCCATTAAAACCAATAGGACACTGTAAgcgttttgaattttgaaccggAAGCTTCCTCTTTGTCCCATTGTTTTCGTTATCAGAAAACCTCTGTGCCCTCCTAATGCATCCCGTTGACTCTGATAGATCCCGACAATCGGAAGTCATGTCGTCCGCATCCATGTAGGGAGTCAATAACTCGTCATTAATCCAGCAAAGAAGCTGTTTCTCGACGCATATATGAGTAAATAgtgaaaacattttgaaaaaaaaacaaaaaacatatAACGCCCTTTAGATAAGAGATCCAATCATCAGTTTGTTTGGGAAACAATCTGCCCGCGGATTTTTGGCAGGAATCTCACAGATAAAAATACATAGTCCCATTTGAATGATATTTGATATGATACAAATTAAGCTTATAATATGTGGAATTACAGAGTTAAGCAGAGAGCAAAACTTAAAGTGATCGATTTCTCATCACAGTATACAGGAAGCTTAAAATAATGGCGGAGTCAAGACGTACGCGCGTAGTATTCTTGCATTCAGTACTGCAGCTCATTTCCACTGGTCGGCTACGATGTGAGCCAAATCCACCACCCGCTGCGAGTAGCCCCACTCATTGTCGTACCAAGCTACCACCTTCACCATGTCGTCGCCCATCACCATGGTCAACGACGAGTCCACCGTCGACGATACATCCGTGCATCGGAAGTCAACGGACACCAACGGCTCGTCGCAGACGGATAGGATGCCATTGAGCTCGTTATCCGCCGCCTCTCGGAAAGCCGCGTTGACCTCCTCGGCCAAGGTCTTTTTCGACACCTGCACGACGAGGTCGACGACGGAGACGTTCGGGGTCGGCACGCGCAGGGCGATCCCGTTGAGCTTGCCCTTGAGGGACGGCAGCACGAGCGCGACGGCTTTGGCAGCACCGGTGGAAGTAGGCACAATGTTGAGGGCCGCGGCGCGAGCGCGGCGGAGATCACGGTGGCTCGCGTCCAAAAGCCTCTGGTCGCCGGTGTAGGAGTGGGTGGTCGTCATGGTTCCCTTGAtgattcctatatatatatatatttcataaaTTAATCAGTTAATTGCAGAAAGTAGTATTAATTTGAGATTGACGGACTCACTCACCAAACTTTTGATCGAGGACCTTGACGAAGGGTGCGAGGCAGTTGGTGGTGCAGGAAGCGTTGCTGATAATTGCCTCATCGGAGCTGTAAGCGTCAGCATTGACTCCGACAACGTAGGTGGGGATGTCGCCCTTTCCCGGGGCGGTGATCAGCACCTTCTTGGCTCCGGCTTGGATGTGCTTCCCTGCTCCATCCCTGTCCACGAACACTCCCGTCCCCTCGATCACCAAATCTATGCCCAAGCTCCTGCGACGGAAATAGAGATCACAAATCCTTATGTTCATTCTTCGGAGTTTAATTAGTTGAGAGAGGGAGTGATGGATCGGAGGACGCACTTCCAAGGGAGGTTGGCTGGGTTTCGGTCGGAGACGACTTTGATGACCTTGCCGTCGACGGAGATGGCGGAGTCTCCCTCCGGTTTGACGTAGGCATCGAAAATTCCAAGAGTCGAGTCGTACTTGAGGAGGTGGGAGGCCTGCTTGACGCCGCCGGTGTCGTTGATGGCGATGACGTCGAGAGGCGAATCCTTGCGGCCGTGCCAGCACCGCAGGAAGTTGCGCCCGATGCGGCCAAATCCGTTGATGGCCACCTTCAACTTCGCTTCCGTCGCGCCCTTCCTGTATCCGCCGCCGCCGCTCACCTGATTCCCCGCTCCATAACGGCGACAAACAAATCATTCTTTGGTTTCACTACGAATCactgaaattataaaaaaaaaaaaatgtgcagCAAAACGAGGAAGAGCTCACCGAAGCAGTTCTAAAGGCGACGACAGAGAGGAAGTCATCGGAGGTGTTGATCTTTCTCAGGGGAAACGAAGAGGAGGTCCGCAGTCCTGAGAATTCCGAGAACCCCTTGCCCTGTtcttgaagaaaaaaaattaagtgagtCAAATAAACTCTTTGAGAACTTCCTGGTGGTAGTAAAATAAAGATTTAACCTGGAGAGCGCTATTGGCCGCCCAGAGAGTCGCGGAGGCCATGAACAGGTAGACTCAGATCTGTAGGGAAGGGAGGAAGAAATGGGAGACGGCAGCAGCACAAGATAGACAGGGGAGCTTATAAACGCAGGAACGTGAGAAGGAAAGGAAGATAAGAGAGGGGAGTGGAGGTTGTGGTGAGCGGAAGCGTTTGGGAATCGAGAGGAGGGGAAGGGATGAGATTTTGGATAGCCCGGGAGCCAACTTATGGCTGCAAACCCAGCAAATAAAATAATTCCACAATCATTGCGGGTGTTTGTAGTTcgtgatttctttttttttttttcaattttatttattgtttaaatgttaaccaaaaaaaaaagagcTCCCTTTctctaaaaaaaattagaaaataatacaacaaaatatttttaaaaaaacaaaacaaaggtACTAATTGAGTATTTCAATAATAAGTcagagaaatattttaaaaagtatatgaaaacagataaattataaaatttaggtAAAAAGACTATAACCCTGTTATAAGTAGATAagtaaattagaaaatcaaaCGGAGAGTATTTCTATTGCCTTCATCAAAAATCAATATTTGTCTATTTTTACAAATCTATAATATGATAATAGCTGGCTATGTCCAAGGACGATGAAATTATAAAATGAATCATTATTCCGGTGATCAATTTCAAtataaattttaatgaatttcttCTGTTTTTATTGTTGGTGAAACCGTAGATTTTGATTGCCCTCTCTAATAGATTACCAATTCCATCCAGGCCCTAGGGACTCAGTGGAGTAGTAAAAATACTTAATAGATTTTTAAGCATCACATATCAATCTTCAGCTGGAACATTTTTATACTGATGGCAAAATATGAAACATAGCATCACGTACGATTATTCATGAACATGCCCGCTGACGAGCGGTTGCGTTATGAATTATGATTGAGTATTTAGGCGAAGCATGATTCATTGATTCTCATAAGTGGCATATAAAGATCAACTATCGATATATAATATATTCTACACGAGCAGCTTCCCAATTTGAGCCGGGCAATTTTCTATATGGTGGATCTGTGGTGAATGGAGTTGGGGTTCAGAATACACTAAAGAGGCTCAGCTGCGCACTCTTATTGACACATCTTGGCTATTTCTGTCGCTATAAGTTCATCTATTATATTAttggatataagtgatgtgaatAGAGAATAAgtagaaaagaaaagatttcattatGAATGGAACTTTAGTCTCATATTGAGAGTTTCATAGtatattggttggtttatattgattcacatgtattgaagatgtgaacaaatacatggggagaTGCTCACTCTTACACGTAGGTGCGCAGGGTTGCAAATCTAGGGTTCAGATTGCATTGAACCatattgactcgtgtgcgagcacgacctgaTGCGTAGAATGTCGGACCGATCGGGGTAAAATTTGGCCAAGTTGGCTTGACTACAGGCAAAAGGTTACACATATAGAAAAACAACAGCTCGCTCGATCAGCCTCTTCGCTCACTCGATCGGCACCAACTCGCTTGACCAGCATTACTCGACTTGTCTGTCTGCTTCGCTCTTGCCCGACCGACCTCTCGCTTTGCCTGTCTTATTTCCCGGTCGACTTCTCAGTCCGGTCGAACTTGCTCGGCCTTACTACCTGATCGCCCTCTCTGCTTTGCGACTCGGGCGTGGGGTTGGTCGGTCGGCCGCTTTGCACTATCTATTGCTTGCATGCCTGACCATTAAGTCCACTCAGACTTTGCTGACTCGAAACTCGGTCTGCACTAAACAATTAGTAGAAACCATttcctgctggcagcctgagattatcagctcaggtcatttcaaaagataagtgaatttaattcgatgtatttaaattcaactaataccccGTAAATCTCCGAGTAGATTGTTTCATCCAACAAGTTCATGGCAAATTGATATCATGTATGATGGTATCCTTTTACCATCTACTCGGCCTCCTCTTTCTCTTTCTTTGAAGCTATGGTGGCGGAGGTCCTCTAATATATTCATTGCTTGGGTCATGAGAatcagctcaggtcatttcaaaagataagtgaatttaattcgatgtatttaaattcaactaataccccGTAAATCTCCGAGTAGATTGTTTCATCCAACAAGTTCATGGCAAATTGATATCATGTATGATGGTATCCTTTTACCATCTACTCAGcctcctctttctctttctctttctctgaAGCTATGGTGGCGGAGGTCCTCTAATATATTCATTGCTTGGGTCATGAGAATCGAAGCATGACAGTCAAGGGCTTGCATTGCTATCGTGACTCCTCCGATAGTTAAATTAGCGATGGATTGAAGTGGGACTCTCGCATGCGCGCACTAGAGAGGAAAGAATATAGAGAAGACGAAGAGAGTCATCTTTGggtgagagaaaaagaaaatcatAAATTCATTTATCCGTGCATAACCTTATATAGCTGTGGAGATGGAAGGTTCACCTAGATTGCCATGCAATCCCTAAGCAAGTGACGTAGACGACCGAACTAGCGAGGCGCCATCCACTGACCAACCACATGAGGGGGCCATTGCGCCAGGGGTGATAGTCATTGGTGTAAAGGGATtggtggtcggcttgaaggggggttggatagacgacaccctcaaatcgattgcttcctacactatgttagcttgcgcagtggaataatacaaataaaacaaacaagcgaaagactaaaggaaagaacaagaaagcaaaccgctaatatgttcgtttacgtggttcggagataacttgctcctactccacggcgtgtccgtaaagtggacgatccctcaatccgtcggtggattagtccccggcaaactccgactagctcaacctccttatgggtggagaaatctcaccacaactccaaccaagacctcttgacacacaaagatctcttgagcacaaaagactactaattaaactttaaccaagtctaatttcgtcaactataaccaaactcccaatgcttggttatatatgccacgggttgaaaaccccgcctaccagtcgactgccaaaacatgcagtcgactgccctctgtggaaattctaccgttatatcccaacggcttgataccagtcgactgctaaaactagcagtcgactgctccacactggttgagcgaacaaaagcattctgttcgctcccagtcgactgctccagtcaactgcaccaatcgactgatgaaacatgcagtcgactggtaccgagtacattctctcacagcactcggaccctcacccttacgactcatttgacgcttccttcgcagccttgaccttttgccatcaagcctacttcctctttggctctcgtccctcggatgcatacaagcccgcggttcgtccccaatgccattattcgcgtatgcctcgaagtcgcttcccttggcccttgtcctcgctgccttgtctacggtccctcggatgctccatccttcaccggacccgaagccattaacctaagtcacatgtgtatcctgcagtcctgcacaactcaagtacacatatcaaatagaaaggtgaacctaacttaaaccctttgcccaaacaccaaaacacatggtcccgtggaccattgggattgttccaacaatctccccctttttgatgtttggcaatacgtttaagttagggaaaacaaatagcaaataaacatgctaaaaacaatggatttacgatgccaaggttacacacttggacttactccgccgaatcaATACAcaatgcattggaacctatccaaggctccccctacacgaaagctccccattgagctaggattttaccacagggctttttaagaacctatcccaaggctccccctacgtaaAGACATTTTCAgtttttcccaactaaaccttacttctccccctttgcctaacatccaaaaagctttccaacaatatcccaattgttgaaaacttatcatccaaattgACTCTAAACTTGTGTACTCAtctcccatggatctcatacacatatATGAGCTGACCTGGTCAAAACCAAAGCTGAAAACagaatctgttggaaccccaaggttgttttggtgtgatcaacaagttaagttaggtcctgcgttatttctaaccttgtatctaagtgtgcaggagcttaggagcacaggtagtcgagcagaagacgcagccagcgagaaggatggcacgctgtgcgtccgagggacgaggcgctgcggaagagtacaccggcggacgagaaggaagcgcgcggtggttccgagggacgaaagtcgaagcggaagattgctcggggagcaagagacgcagctagcgagaaggtcgacgaccgagggacgaagactgcggatgagtacgctggcggatgagaaggaaacacgcggcaattctgagggacgagaagtcggaaggaagcacgctcgagaaaaccggaagttgggttcgggtgagcactTTTCCGGattgccgagatcacccaagtgactggatccggagcggaagaaccggaccgaggcgggactgaaccaaagaagaggtcccggatgaaaaagtcaacgcctgttgactttg
Coding sequences:
- the LOC122046512 gene encoding glyceraldehyde-3-phosphate dehydrogenase A, chloroplastic — its product is MASATLWAANSALQGKGFSEFSGLRTSSSFPLRKINTSDDFLSVVAFRTASVSGGGGYRKGATEAKLKVAINGFGRIGRNFLRCWHGRKDSPLDVIAINDTGGVKQASHLLKYDSTLGIFDAYVKPEGDSAISVDGKVIKVVSDRNPANLPWKSLGIDLVIEGTGVFVDRDGAGKHIQAGAKKVLITAPGKGDIPTYVVGVNADAYSSDEAIISNASCTTNCLAPFVKVLDQKFGIIKGTMTTTHSYTGDQRLLDASHRDLRRARAAALNIVPTSTGAAKAVALVLPSLKGKLNGIALRVPTPNVSVVDLVVQVSKKTLAEEVNAAFREAADNELNGILSVCDEPLVSVDFRCTDVSSTVDSSLTMVMGDDMVKVVAWYDNEWGYSQRVVDLAHIVADQWK